The following coding sequences lie in one Allorhizobium pseudoryzae genomic window:
- a CDS encoding ATP-binding cassette domain-containing protein produces the protein MSETAIQVRDLTKTFGGKSRLFGGASHEVKALTKISIDLKKGETLAVVGESGSGKSTLARILVGLDTPTSGMIEIAGQTAEALRKEGPKAFGKTVQYVFQDPVASLNPRKTIAQILDTPLALLAGYASAERKRRMRELMHAVDMPEEALERYPHEMSGGQAQRMAIARALAAEPEILVLDEPVSALDVSVQAQVLLLLQKLKDDLGLSYLFISHDLAVVEAIADRVAVMHFGEIVELEEAGRLFREPVHPYTQKLIRSAPRIAR, from the coding sequence ATGAGCGAAACTGCCATTCAGGTCCGCGACCTGACAAAGACATTCGGTGGAAAATCGCGGCTGTTTGGCGGCGCCTCGCATGAGGTGAAGGCGCTGACCAAGATCTCGATCGATCTGAAGAAGGGCGAAACGCTCGCCGTCGTCGGCGAAAGCGGTTCGGGAAAAAGCACGCTCGCCCGCATTCTCGTCGGGCTGGACACACCGACCTCCGGCATGATCGAGATCGCTGGCCAGACGGCGGAGGCGTTGCGCAAGGAAGGGCCGAAAGCCTTTGGCAAAACCGTGCAATACGTGTTTCAGGATCCGGTTGCTTCGCTCAATCCGCGCAAGACGATCGCGCAGATCCTCGACACACCGCTTGCCCTGCTTGCCGGTTACGCGAGCGCGGAGCGGAAACGGCGCATGCGCGAACTGATGCACGCCGTGGACATGCCCGAGGAGGCGCTCGAGCGCTATCCGCATGAAATGTCCGGCGGTCAGGCGCAGCGCATGGCGATTGCCAGAGCGCTCGCGGCAGAGCCGGAGATTCTCGTGCTGGACGAACCGGTGAGCGCGCTCGACGTGTCGGTCCAGGCGCAGGTCCTGCTTCTCTTGCAAAAGCTGAAGGACGACCTCGGCCTCAGCTACCTGTTCATCAGCCATGACCTTGCCGTCGTCGAGGCGATTGCCGATCGGGTAGCGGTGATGCATTTCGGCGAGATCGTCGAACTGGAAGAGGCAGGGCGGCTGTTTCGCGAGCCCGTGCACCCCTATACCCAGAAGCTCATTCGCAGTGCCCCGCGGATTGCCCGCTGA
- a CDS encoding YqaA family protein: MPPDILVYLGLCGIAFVAATIFPAQSEAVLVGLILSGHYPVWALLLAAGIGNVSGSVVNWGLGRGIDRFRHKRWFPVSEDKLVKAEAWYNRYGKWSLLAAWLPVIGDALTIMAGVLRVPLVTFVILITISKMSRYLVLTLITLEFL; encoded by the coding sequence TTGCCTCCCGATATCCTCGTCTATCTCGGTCTGTGTGGCATCGCCTTCGTGGCGGCCACCATTTTTCCGGCGCAATCCGAGGCCGTGCTGGTCGGGCTGATCCTGAGCGGGCACTATCCCGTGTGGGCGCTGCTGCTCGCCGCCGGCATCGGCAATGTCAGCGGCTCGGTGGTCAACTGGGGGCTCGGCCGCGGCATTGACCGCTTTCGCCACAAGCGCTGGTTTCCGGTCTCGGAAGACAAGCTGGTCAAGGCCGAAGCCTGGTACAATCGTTATGGCAAGTGGTCGCTGCTGGCCGCCTGGCTGCCGGTGATTGGCGATGCGCTGACCATCATGGCCGGCGTCCTGCGCGTGCCGCTGGTGACGTTCGTCATCCTCATCACGATCTCGAAGATGAGCCGCTACCTCGTGCTCACCCTGATCACGCTCGAATTTCTCTGA